From a single Nissabacter sp. SGAir0207 genomic region:
- the urtA gene encoding urea ABC transporter substrate-binding protein yields the protein MQRRRFIRAFALSATVIGLGLTFTVRAADTIKVGIMHSLSGTMAISETPLKDVALMTIDEINAKGGVLGKKLEPVVVDPASNWPLFAEKARQLLTQDKAAVVFGCWTSVSRKSVLPVFEELNGLLFYPVQYEGEEMSPNVFYTGAAPNQQAIPAVEYLMSEDGGEAKRFFLLGTDYVYPRTTNKILRAFLHAKGVEDKDIEEVYTPFGYSDYQTIVSNIKKFAAGGKTAVISTINGDSNVPFYKELANQGVKATDVPVVAFSVGEEELRGIDTKPLVGDLAAWNYFQSVDNPTNQAFVTEWKAYAKAHNLPNAAGAVTNDPMEATYVGIHMWAQAVEKAGTTDVDKVREAMAGQTFTAPSGFTLTMDATNHHLHKPVMIGEIEPNGQFNVVWQTDTPVRAQPWSPYLPGNDKKPDTPVKTSVQ from the coding sequence ATGCAACGTCGCCGCTTTATCCGGGCTTTCGCCCTCTCCGCCACGGTGATCGGACTGGGGCTGACCTTTACCGTGCGCGCCGCCGACACCATCAAGGTCGGCATCATGCACTCGCTCTCCGGCACCATGGCGATCTCTGAAACCCCGCTCAAGGACGTGGCGCTGATGACCATCGATGAGATCAACGCCAAGGGCGGTGTGCTCGGCAAAAAGCTGGAGCCGGTGGTGGTTGACCCGGCCTCCAACTGGCCGCTGTTCGCCGAGAAGGCGCGCCAGTTGCTGACGCAGGATAAGGCAGCGGTGGTGTTCGGCTGCTGGACATCGGTGTCACGCAAGTCGGTGCTGCCGGTGTTTGAGGAGCTGAACGGCCTGCTCTTCTACCCAGTGCAGTACGAGGGCGAGGAGATGTCGCCAAACGTCTTCTACACCGGCGCGGCCCCCAACCAGCAGGCGATCCCGGCGGTGGAGTACCTGATGAGCGAGGATGGCGGCGAGGCGAAACGCTTCTTCCTGCTCGGCACCGATTATGTCTATCCGCGCACCACCAACAAGATCCTGCGTGCCTTCCTGCACGCAAAAGGGGTAGAGGACAAGGATATCGAAGAGGTCTACACACCGTTCGGCTACAGCGACTACCAGACCATCGTCTCCAACATCAAGAAGTTTGCCGCTGGCGGCAAAACGGCGGTGATCTCCACCATCAATGGCGACTCCAACGTGCCGTTCTACAAAGAGCTGGCCAATCAGGGGGTCAAGGCGACGGATGTGCCGGTAGTGGCCTTCTCGGTGGGTGAGGAGGAGTTGCGCGGCATCGACACCAAGCCGCTGGTGGGCGATCTGGCGGCGTGGAACTACTTCCAGTCAGTGGACAACCCGACCAATCAGGCGTTCGTCACCGAGTGGAAAGCCTATGCCAAGGCGCACAACCTGCCGAACGCCGCGGGCGCGGTGACCAATGACCCGATGGAGGCCACCTATGTCGGCATCCACATGTGGGCGCAGGCGGTTGAGAAGGCGGGCACCACTGACGTTGATAAGGTGCGTGAGGCGATGGCTGGCCAGACCTTCACCGCGCCGTCGGGCTTCACCCTGACGATGGACGCCACCAACCACCATCTGCACAAGCCGGTGATGATCGGCGAAATTGAGCCGAACGGCCAGTTCAACGTGGTGTGGCAGACCGACACGCCGGTTCGCGCCCAGCCGTGGAGCCCCTACCTGCCCGGCAATGACAAAAAGCCTGACACGCCGGTGAAGACCAGCGTCCAGTAA
- a CDS encoding GntR family transcriptional regulator has translation MQLARQAAKSRPAGLAERIYQQLKEEMLSFRLLPGDRFSEGEIAGRVAASRTPVRQALYRLEREGYVEVLFRSGWQVRPFDFDYFEQLYDLRTVLELEAVRRLCTRPAEALPTALLPLVARWVDQPPLSDGAAVSRLDELFHITLVEAAGNAEMARIHRELTEKIRIIRRLDFTQGQRVSATYREHAAILHAIRQRRLVEAQSLLHNHIAESKAEVRKITLHMLHEARLAQPAP, from the coding sequence ATGCAATTGGCGCGTCAGGCAGCCAAGTCCCGCCCGGCGGGGCTGGCGGAGAGGATCTACCAGCAACTGAAGGAGGAGATGCTTAGCTTCCGGCTCTTGCCGGGCGATCGCTTCAGCGAGGGCGAAATCGCCGGGCGGGTGGCGGCCAGCCGCACGCCGGTGCGTCAGGCACTCTACCGGCTGGAGCGCGAGGGCTACGTCGAAGTGCTGTTTCGTAGCGGCTGGCAGGTGCGGCCGTTCGACTTCGACTATTTCGAGCAACTCTACGACCTGCGCACCGTGCTGGAGCTGGAGGCGGTGCGGCGGCTCTGCACCCGGCCAGCGGAGGCGCTGCCCACCGCGCTGCTGCCGCTGGTGGCGCGCTGGGTGGATCAGCCACCGCTCAGCGATGGCGCGGCGGTGTCGCGCTTGGACGAGCTGTTCCATATCACGCTGGTGGAGGCGGCTGGCAACGCCGAGATGGCGCGCATCCACCGCGAGCTGACGGAGAAGATCCGCATTATCCGGCGGCTCGACTTTACCCAGGGGCAGCGCGTCAGCGCCACCTACCGGGAACACGCGGCAATCCTGCACGCCATCCGACAGCGTCGGCTGGTGGAGGCGCAGTCCCTGCTGCATAACCACATCGCCGAAAGCAAGGCGGAAGTCCGCAAGATCACGCTGCATATGCTGCATGAGGCGAGGCTGGCGCAACCCGCGCCCTAA
- the uca gene encoding urea carboxylase, whose amino-acid sequence MFTTVLIANRGEIACRAIRTLKRLGIASVAVYAEPDRNAPHVSEADIAIALGGEKPSESYLDSDKILAAARASGAQAIYPGYGFLSESAAFAEACEAAGIAFIGPSAGQIREFGLKHRARELAAAAGVPMTPGTGLLADLATALAAAEQIGYPVMLKSTAGGGGIGLTRCDDAAALQAAWEGVKRLGEQFFCDAGVFLERFIDRARHIEVQIFGDGHGRVVALGERDCSLQRRNQKVVEETPAPHLPAATRTALLQAAVALGESVNYRSAGTVEFIYDPAQGAFYFLEVNTRLQVEHPVTELVTGLDLIECMVQVAAGGTPDWLRLAQAPRGAAIEVRLYAEDPLRNFQPSPGVLTDVHFPEGVRVDGWVSTGSEVSAFYDPMIAKLIVYGEDRPQALARLAEALNATRLHGIATNLDYLRQVIATDAFRHGEVWTRMLDHFTYRPQAIEVLQPGTYSSVQDYPGRLGYWDIGVPPSGPMDDFAFRLANRIVGNPPEAAGLEFTLQGPTLRFHADALIALTGADAPADLDGEPVGYWQPLAVRAGQVLTLGRARHGCRTYLAVRNGLDVPVYLGSRATFALGEFGGHAGRTLRVADLLPLSQPHLPACTTPAPSEPPQRPDPALIPHYGAEWHIGVLYGPHGAPDFFTPASIEAFFAAEWQVHYNSNRLGVRLTGPKPDWARQDGGEAGLHPSNIHDCEYAIGAINFTGDFPVILTRDGPSLGGFVCPVTIAKAELWKVGQVKPGDRIRFHPISIEQALALEHAQTGSVESLMPVGALALPAPTLEPHATASAAILASLPAGADRPAVVYRQAGDGYILVEYGDNVLDLALRLRIWLLMQAIRASAARGIAELSPGVRSLQIRYEGREIGQGALLQLLLALEHQLGDVSDLKVPTRIVHLPMAFEDSATLGAVARYRETVREAAPWLPNNVDFIQRINGLDSREAVRDILFNASYLILGLGDVYLGAPCAVPLDPRHRLLSSKYNPARTFTAEGTVGIGGMYMCIYGMDSPGGYQLVGRTLPIWNKFLKNPQFNADQPWLLRFFDQVRFYPVSEPELAQLREAFREGRASVEIEEGVFDFAEYQRFLATNADDIAAFRDRQQQAFTREVSHWQAQESLDAAAAADRPQPEEQAEGEGQQVSADLNGNVWKVLVSPGDVVAEGQPLVVVEAMKMELSVYAPCAGTVTRIGCRPGRPVGPGDALLWLDTAAS is encoded by the coding sequence ATGTTCACCACCGTCCTGATTGCCAACCGCGGCGAGATCGCCTGCCGTGCCATCCGCACCCTGAAACGGCTGGGCATCGCCAGCGTGGCGGTCTACGCCGAGCCAGACCGCAACGCGCCGCACGTCAGTGAGGCGGACATCGCCATCGCGCTAGGTGGCGAGAAGCCCAGCGAGAGCTACCTCGACAGCGACAAGATCCTGGCCGCCGCACGCGCGAGCGGCGCGCAGGCGATCTACCCCGGTTACGGTTTCCTGTCAGAGAGCGCAGCCTTCGCCGAAGCCTGTGAGGCGGCCGGGATCGCCTTTATCGGCCCCAGCGCCGGGCAGATCCGCGAGTTTGGCCTGAAACACCGGGCGCGCGAGCTGGCCGCCGCCGCCGGAGTACCGATGACACCCGGCACCGGCCTGCTGGCGGATCTGGCCACGGCGCTGGCTGCGGCAGAGCAGATCGGCTACCCGGTGATGCTGAAGAGCACGGCGGGCGGCGGCGGCATCGGCCTGACGCGCTGCGACGATGCGGCGGCCTTGCAGGCGGCGTGGGAGGGGGTGAAGCGGCTGGGCGAGCAATTTTTCTGTGACGCCGGGGTATTCCTCGAGCGTTTCATCGATCGCGCCCGCCACATTGAGGTGCAGATCTTTGGCGACGGTCATGGCCGGGTGGTGGCGCTCGGCGAGCGCGACTGCTCGCTCCAGCGCCGCAACCAGAAGGTGGTGGAGGAGACGCCCGCGCCGCACCTGCCAGCGGCCACCCGCACCGCGCTGCTACAGGCGGCGGTGGCACTCGGCGAGTCGGTGAACTACCGCAGCGCTGGCACGGTGGAGTTCATCTACGACCCGGCGCAGGGGGCGTTTTACTTTCTGGAGGTGAACACCCGGTTGCAGGTGGAGCACCCGGTGACCGAGCTGGTGACCGGCCTCGACCTGATTGAGTGCATGGTGCAGGTGGCGGCGGGCGGCACGCCCGACTGGCTACGGCTGGCGCAGGCTCCGCGCGGCGCGGCCATTGAGGTGCGGCTCTACGCCGAGGATCCGCTGCGCAATTTCCAGCCCAGCCCCGGCGTGCTGACCGACGTCCACTTCCCCGAGGGGGTGCGGGTGGATGGCTGGGTCTCGACTGGCAGCGAGGTTTCCGCCTTCTACGACCCGATGATCGCCAAGCTGATTGTCTATGGCGAGGATCGCCCACAGGCGCTGGCGCGGCTGGCGGAGGCGCTCAACGCCACCCGCCTGCACGGCATCGCCACCAACCTCGACTATTTGCGGCAGGTGATCGCCACCGACGCCTTCCGCCACGGCGAGGTGTGGACGCGGATGCTCGACCACTTCACCTACCGCCCGCAGGCGATAGAGGTGTTGCAGCCCGGCACCTACAGCAGCGTGCAGGACTACCCCGGCCGCCTCGGCTACTGGGACATTGGCGTGCCGCCCTCCGGCCCTATGGATGATTTCGCCTTCCGGCTGGCCAACCGCATTGTTGGCAACCCGCCGGAGGCCGCCGGGCTGGAGTTCACCCTCCAGGGGCCGACGCTGCGCTTCCACGCCGACGCGCTGATCGCCCTGACCGGCGCGGATGCGCCAGCCGATCTGGATGGTGAGCCGGTCGGCTACTGGCAGCCGCTGGCGGTACGCGCCGGACAGGTGCTGACCCTCGGCCGTGCCCGCCACGGTTGCCGCACCTATCTGGCGGTGCGCAACGGGCTGGATGTGCCGGTCTATCTGGGCAGCCGCGCCACCTTTGCCCTTGGCGAGTTCGGCGGCCACGCCGGGCGCACTTTGCGGGTGGCCGACTTGCTGCCCCTCTCCCAGCCGCATCTGCCAGCCTGCACCACCCCCGCGCCCAGCGAGCCGCCGCAGCGCCCTGACCCGGCGCTGATCCCGCACTACGGCGCGGAGTGGCACATCGGCGTGCTCTACGGGCCGCACGGCGCACCGGACTTCTTCACCCCGGCCTCGATAGAAGCATTTTTCGCCGCCGAGTGGCAGGTGCACTACAACTCCAACCGGCTGGGCGTGCGCCTCACCGGGCCGAAACCCGACTGGGCGCGGCAGGATGGCGGCGAGGCCGGGCTGCACCCCTCCAATATCCACGACTGCGAATACGCCATCGGCGCGATCAACTTCACCGGCGACTTCCCGGTGATCCTGACGCGTGACGGGCCAAGCCTCGGCGGCTTTGTCTGCCCGGTGACCATTGCCAAGGCCGAACTGTGGAAAGTTGGGCAGGTGAAGCCGGGTGATCGCATCCGCTTCCACCCAATCAGCATTGAGCAGGCGCTGGCGCTGGAGCACGCGCAGACCGGCAGCGTGGAGAGCCTGATGCCGGTGGGCGCGCTTGCCCTGCCCGCGCCCACGCTGGAGCCGCACGCCACCGCCTCGGCGGCCATTTTGGCCTCCCTGCCGGCGGGGGCCGATCGCCCGGCGGTGGTCTACCGGCAGGCGGGCGACGGCTACATTTTGGTGGAGTATGGCGACAACGTGCTCGATCTGGCACTGCGCCTGCGCATCTGGCTATTGATGCAGGCGATCCGTGCCTCGGCGGCACGGGGCATCGCCGAACTCTCGCCGGGGGTGCGCTCGCTGCAAATCCGCTATGAGGGGCGCGAGATCGGCCAGGGCGCGCTGCTGCAACTGCTGCTGGCGCTGGAGCACCAGCTTGGCGACGTCAGCGACCTGAAGGTGCCGACGCGCATCGTTCACCTGCCGATGGCCTTTGAGGACAGCGCCACCCTCGGCGCGGTGGCGCGCTACCGTGAGACGGTACGCGAGGCCGCGCCGTGGCTGCCGAACAACGTCGATTTTATTCAGCGCATCAACGGGCTGGACTCACGCGAGGCGGTGCGCGACATCCTTTTCAACGCCAGCTACCTGATCCTTGGGCTGGGCGACGTCTACCTCGGCGCGCCCTGTGCGGTGCCGCTCGATCCGCGCCACCGCCTGCTCAGCTCCAAATACAACCCGGCGCGCACCTTTACCGCCGAGGGCACCGTCGGCATCGGCGGCATGTACATGTGCATCTACGGCATGGACTCGCCCGGCGGCTACCAGCTGGTTGGGCGCACCCTGCCGATCTGGAACAAGTTCCTCAAAAACCCGCAGTTCAACGCCGACCAGCCGTGGCTGCTGCGCTTCTTCGATCAGGTGCGCTTCTACCCGGTCAGCGAGCCGGAACTGGCGCAACTGCGCGAGGCGTTCCGCGAGGGGCGCGCCAGCGTGGAGATTGAGGAGGGGGTGTTTGATTTCGCCGAGTACCAGCGCTTTTTGGCGACGAACGCCGACGATATCGCCGCGTTCCGCGATCGCCAGCAACAGGCGTTTACCCGTGAGGTGAGCCACTGGCAGGCGCAGGAGAGCCTGGACGCCGCCGCGGCCGCTGACCGGCCGCAGCCGGAGGAGCAGGCCGAGGGCGAGGGCCAGCAGGTGAGCGCCGACCTGAACGGCAACGTCTGGAAGGTGCTGGTGTCGCCGGGCGACGTGGTGGCCGAGGGCCAGCCGCTGGTGGTGGTGGAGGCGATGAAGATGGAGCTGTCGGTCTACGCCCCCTGCGCTGGCACCGTGACGCGCATCGGCTGCCGACCGGGGCGGCCGGTCGGCCCCGGCGACGCCCTGCTGTGGCTGGACACTGCCGCCTCATAA
- the atzF gene encoding allophanate hydrolase, giving the protein MQPTPCTGFTLHQWQQQHYAHPRALHDTLAQVLAALEAEDNAWIYRATPAQLRAQTDALLARLAAASGDLAAFPLFGVPFAVKDNIDVGGWPTSAACPAFTYQAAADATVVANLRAAGAIVIGKTNLDQFATGLVGTRSPFGAVRNSFNPEYVSGGSSSGSASAVARGLVAFALGTDTAGSGRVPAGFNNIVGLKPTKGWLSTHGVVPACRLNDCVSVFALTVTDALAVAEAAGGYDAADAYSRRNPFTAPAALPDAPRLAVPDSLEFFGDAQAERAFAEALHELEARGATLTRIDFTPFRELAEQLYQGPWVAERTVAVGALLEEQPEAIDPVVRGIVAGGKHYSACDAWRAEYLRAELARKINLALAEVDALVVPTSPTIRTLDEMAQEPVRFNAQFGTYTNFTNLADLAALALPAGMRGDGLPAGITLIAPAWHDLALAQFGARWQSRRDLPLGATGQPLPESYLTPPLPPKTGYVRVAVVGAHLSGMPLNHQLTERQAVRVEQATTAPHYRLYALDTQPPKPGLVRAAGGEAIAVELWEMPLARFGEFVEEIAAPLGIGTLELADGRRVKGFLCESWALEGAREITSFGGWRSYIRSLSPTSA; this is encoded by the coding sequence ATGCAACCGACCCCCTGTACCGGATTTACCCTGCACCAATGGCAGCAACAGCACTATGCCCACCCACGGGCACTCCATGACACCCTCGCGCAGGTGCTGGCCGCGCTGGAGGCGGAGGACAACGCCTGGATCTACCGTGCCACGCCAGCGCAACTGCGTGCCCAGACCGACGCCCTGCTGGCGCGGCTGGCGGCGGCGAGCGGCGATCTGGCCGCCTTCCCGCTGTTTGGCGTCCCGTTTGCGGTGAAAGACAACATTGACGTCGGCGGCTGGCCCACCAGCGCCGCCTGCCCGGCCTTCACCTATCAGGCAGCGGCCGATGCCACCGTAGTAGCGAACCTGCGTGCCGCCGGGGCCATTGTCATCGGCAAAACCAACCTCGACCAGTTCGCCACCGGGCTGGTCGGCACCCGCTCGCCGTTTGGCGCGGTGCGTAACAGCTTCAACCCGGAGTACGTCAGCGGCGGCTCCAGCTCCGGCTCCGCCTCGGCGGTGGCGCGCGGGCTGGTGGCCTTTGCCCTCGGCACCGACACCGCTGGCTCCGGCCGTGTGCCAGCGGGCTTCAATAACATCGTTGGGCTGAAGCCAACCAAGGGCTGGCTCTCCACCCACGGCGTGGTGCCAGCCTGCCGGTTGAATGACTGCGTGTCCGTTTTCGCCCTGACGGTCACGGACGCGCTGGCGGTGGCGGAGGCGGCGGGCGGCTACGATGCCGCCGACGCCTACTCGCGCCGCAATCCCTTCACCGCCCCGGCCGCATTGCCGGACGCGCCGCGCCTCGCGGTGCCGGACAGCCTGGAGTTCTTCGGTGACGCGCAGGCCGAGCGGGCCTTTGCCGAGGCGCTGCATGAATTGGAGGCGCGCGGCGCGACCCTGACACGCATCGACTTCACCCCGTTCCGTGAACTGGCGGAGCAACTCTACCAAGGGCCGTGGGTCGCCGAGCGCACGGTGGCGGTTGGCGCGCTGCTGGAGGAGCAGCCGGAGGCGATTGACCCGGTGGTGCGCGGCATCGTGGCCGGTGGCAAACACTACAGCGCCTGTGACGCCTGGCGCGCCGAGTATTTGCGCGCCGAGCTGGCAAGAAAGATCAACCTGGCGCTGGCGGAGGTGGACGCGCTGGTGGTGCCCACCTCGCCAACCATCCGCACGCTGGATGAGATGGCGCAGGAGCCGGTGCGCTTCAACGCCCAGTTCGGCACCTACACCAACTTCACCAATCTGGCGGATCTGGCGGCGCTGGCGCTGCCAGCCGGGATGCGCGGCGACGGCCTGCCCGCTGGCATCACGCTGATCGCCCCGGCCTGGCACGATCTGGCGCTGGCGCAGTTTGGCGCCCGCTGGCAGTCCCGCCGTGACCTGCCGCTCGGCGCCACTGGCCAGCCGCTGCCGGAGAGCTACCTCACCCCGCCGCTGCCGCCAAAAACCGGCTATGTGCGCGTGGCGGTGGTCGGCGCGCACTTGAGCGGGATGCCGCTCAACCACCAGCTAACCGAGCGCCAGGCGGTGCGGGTGGAGCAGGCCACCACCGCGCCGCACTACCGCCTCTACGCCCTCGACACCCAGCCGCCGAAACCGGGGCTGGTGCGCGCCGCAGGCGGCGAGGCGATTGCCGTCGAGCTGTGGGAGATGCCGCTGGCGCGCTTCGGCGAGTTCGTCGAGGAGATCGCCGCCCCGCTTGGCATCGGCACGCTGGAGCTGGCCGATGGCCGCCGCGTCAAAGGGTTCCTGTGCGAATCCTGGGCGCTGGAGGGCGCACGGGAGATCACCTCATTTGGCGGCTGGCGCAGCTACATCCGCAGCCTGTCACCCACTTCTGCCTAA
- a CDS encoding carboxylesterase encodes MRLRIKRRLKQLTVLLAVAAVTLFSVRVYDTQSGPPLEPWHTEVPTELTTEELDHADWAEYLRVERQAFDEVTHEVTEKLDADERQPFNRYFQGSVIYPGHFRHDWNHSYELRPAGPPQGAVVMLHGLTDSPYSLRHLAAHYQQRGWLVVGIRLPGHGTVPGALTQVSWEQWMAATRLAVREARERAGPAVPLQLVGFSNGGALALKYTLDALHDPSLVRPQRVVLISPMIGVTSFARFAGLAGLPALFPRFAKAAWLSILPEFNPFKYNSFPVNGARQSWELTQALQQQIVQEEKGGGLAQLPPLLTFQSVLDSTVSTRAVVEALYNRLPANGSELVLFDINRRAEFGPLLKPNADTALERLLPPPPRRYATTVVGNGPAGSGNSVVADTLPANGLAHQRQALGIAYPPEIYSLSHVALPFPPDDSLYGRTPTDPHQFGLSLGTLASRGERGALVESMDTLMRIASNPFYPWLLARIDQGIQGRSALR; translated from the coding sequence ATGCGTTTACGGATCAAGAGACGGCTGAAACAGTTGACCGTGCTGCTGGCGGTGGCGGCAGTCACCCTGTTTAGCGTGCGGGTCTATGATACCCAGAGCGGGCCGCCGCTGGAGCCGTGGCACACCGAGGTGCCGACCGAACTGACCACCGAGGAGTTGGATCACGCTGACTGGGCGGAGTACCTGCGCGTGGAGCGGCAGGCGTTTGATGAGGTCACCCACGAGGTGACGGAGAAGCTCGACGCCGACGAGCGCCAGCCCTTCAACCGCTACTTTCAGGGCAGCGTGATCTATCCCGGCCACTTCCGCCATGACTGGAACCACTCCTATGAGCTGCGGCCCGCTGGCCCGCCGCAGGGGGCCGTGGTGATGCTGCATGGGCTGACGGACTCGCCCTACAGCCTGCGCCACCTGGCGGCGCACTACCAGCAGCGCGGTTGGCTGGTGGTGGGCATCCGCCTGCCGGGCCACGGCACGGTGCCGGGCGCGCTGACCCAGGTGAGCTGGGAGCAGTGGATGGCCGCCACCCGGCTGGCGGTGCGCGAGGCGCGGGAGAGGGCGGGGCCAGCGGTGCCGCTGCAATTGGTCGGCTTCTCCAACGGCGGCGCGCTGGCGCTGAAATATACGCTGGATGCGCTGCACGACCCGTCGCTGGTGCGGCCACAGCGGGTGGTGCTGATCTCGCCGATGATTGGCGTCACTAGCTTTGCCCGTTTTGCTGGCCTGGCTGGTCTGCCAGCGCTGTTCCCACGCTTTGCCAAAGCCGCCTGGCTCAGCATCCTGCCGGAGTTCAACCCCTTCAAATATAACTCGTTCCCGGTGAATGGCGCGCGCCAGTCGTGGGAGCTGACGCAGGCGCTGCAACAGCAGATTGTGCAGGAGGAGAAGGGTGGTGGGCTGGCGCAGTTACCGCCGCTGCTGACCTTCCAGTCGGTGCTCGACTCCACCGTCAGCACGCGCGCGGTGGTGGAGGCGCTCTACAACCGCCTGCCAGCCAACGGCAGTGAGCTGGTGCTGTTTGACATCAACCGCCGGGCGGAGTTTGGGCCGCTGCTCAAGCCGAATGCCGACACCGCACTGGAGCGGTTGCTGCCGCCCCCGCCGCGCCGCTACGCCACCACGGTGGTCGGCAACGGGCCAGCGGGCAGTGGCAATTCAGTGGTGGCCGATACCCTGCCAGCCAACGGCCTTGCGCACCAGCGGCAGGCGCTGGGGATCGCCTATCCGCCGGAGATCTACTCGCTGTCACATGTGGCGCTGCCGTTCCCGCCAGATGACTCGCTCTATGGCCGCACGCCCACCGATCCGCACCAGTTTGGCCTCAGCCTCGGGACACTGGCCTCGCGCGGCGAGCGCGGGGCGCTGGTGGAAAGCATGGACACGCTGATGCGCATCGCCTCCAATCCCTTCTACCCCTGGCTGCTGGCGCGCATCGATCAGGGGATTCAGGGGCGGTCGGCGTTGAGGTAG
- a CDS encoding HD domain-containing protein, with protein MTTLVERARRFAGKAHAAINQRRKYTDDPYIVHPRAVAKIVRSVPHTEAMLAAAWLHDTVEDTPTTLHEIQEKFGAEVAELVEMLTNTSQPEEDSRIVRKNRDRRHTAQASPQAKTIKLADLIDNLHEILECDADFAKTYLIEKRLQLEVLKEGDSTLWQRAKRTIDEALDSLHQPPYNVPAQWFHDTERAYLNADRP; from the coding sequence ATGACGACTTTAGTTGAACGGGCGCGCCGCTTTGCTGGCAAAGCGCACGCCGCCATTAACCAGCGCCGAAAGTATACGGACGATCCCTACATTGTGCACCCGCGCGCGGTGGCAAAGATCGTTCGCAGCGTCCCTCACACCGAGGCGATGCTGGCCGCCGCCTGGCTGCATGACACGGTGGAGGACACCCCGACCACCCTGCATGAGATCCAGGAGAAGTTTGGCGCGGAAGTGGCCGAACTGGTGGAGATGCTGACCAATACCAGCCAGCCGGAAGAGGACAGCCGCATCGTGCGCAAGAACCGCGATCGCCGCCACACCGCGCAGGCCAGCCCTCAGGCCAAAACCATCAAACTGGCCGATCTGATCGATAATCTGCATGAAATTTTGGAGTGCGACGCGGATTTCGCCAAGACCTACCTGATTGAGAAGCGCCTGCAACTGGAGGTGCTGAAAGAGGGTGACAGCACGCTCTGGCAGCGCGCCAAGCGTACCATCGACGAGGCGCTCGACAGCCTGCACCAGCCGCCCTACAACGTGCCGGCGCAGTGGTTCCACGACACCGAGCGCGCCTACCTCAACGCCGACCGCCCCTGA
- a CDS encoding MarR family winged helix-turn-helix transcriptional regulator, with amino-acid sequence MNRHPDDSLPDLPLLHLDQQMCFALYSANLALNKVYRKLLAQLGLTYPQYLVMLVLWEREGVTVSEIGERLFLDSATLTPLLKRLEAAGLLSRRRAASDERQVLISLTDAGRALRQQAQAVPEAVACAAECDVEELNAIKQQLELLRGKLLKRT; translated from the coding sequence ATGAACAGACATCCTGACGATTCGCTGCCCGACCTGCCGCTGCTGCACCTCGACCAGCAGATGTGCTTTGCGCTCTACTCCGCCAATCTGGCGTTGAACAAGGTCTACCGCAAGCTGCTGGCGCAGCTCGGCCTGACCTACCCGCAATATCTGGTGATGCTGGTGCTATGGGAGCGCGAGGGGGTTACGGTCTCAGAAATTGGCGAGCGGCTGTTTTTGGACTCCGCCACCCTGACCCCGCTGCTGAAGCGGCTGGAGGCGGCAGGCCTGCTGTCGCGCCGCCGGGCAGCCAGCGATGAGCGACAGGTGCTGATTAGCCTGACCGACGCTGGCCGGGCATTGCGCCAACAGGCGCAGGCGGTGCCCGAGGCGGTGGCCTGTGCGGCCGAGTGCGATGTCGAAGAGTTGAACGCCATTAAGCAACAGCTTGAGCTGCTGCGCGGCAAGCTGTTGAAACGCACCTGA
- a CDS encoding organic hydroperoxide resistance protein, whose product MSIEKVIYRAHAKATGGRDGRATSSDGVLDIKLGVPKEMGGMGGEATNPEQLFAAGYSACFLGALKYVASQEKVKIPNEAQIEGTVGIGPVPTGFAIEVQLDISLPGVERSIAEDLVKKAHIVCPYSNATRGNIDVTLNIK is encoded by the coding sequence ATGTCTATCGAGAAAGTGATCTACCGCGCCCATGCAAAAGCCACCGGCGGCCGCGATGGCCGTGCCACCTCCTCTGACGGCGTGCTGGACATCAAACTGGGCGTGCCGAAAGAGATGGGCGGCATGGGCGGGGAGGCCACTAATCCAGAGCAGCTGTTTGCCGCCGGTTACTCTGCCTGCTTCCTCGGCGCACTGAAATATGTGGCGTCACAAGAGAAGGTGAAGATCCCGAACGAGGCGCAGATTGAGGGCACCGTGGGCATCGGCCCGGTGCCGACCGGGTTTGCAATTGAAGTGCAGCTCGACATCAGCCTGCCGGGCGTAGAGCGCAGCATCGCCGAAGATCTGGTGAAAAAGGCGCACATTGTCTGCCCTTACTCCAATGCCACCCGCGGCAACATCGACGTCACCCTTAACATTAAATAA